A DNA window from Myripristis murdjan chromosome 19, fMyrMur1.1, whole genome shotgun sequence contains the following coding sequences:
- the tbx21 gene encoding T-box transcription factor TBX21 codes for MGGIGGNLYLSMLNGTETQTFGKDGDISNHLHRGGKDLAEFKMGIQDARFYYPDTVQSGQDALALPYHSDQTVGGYGAQPGRFYAQSLSSCPYGGVRSPTRSAAGQGYIPAAGDGFSTGGKEVYPASPENYPATFQHGYQRPPLYPIPGLQVCGKTQALLNNYPLWAKFHKFQTEMIITKQGRRMFPFLSFNISVLDPSAHYNVYVDVVLADQHHWRYQGGKWVQCGKAEGNMPGNRMYMHPDSPNTGAHWMRQEVSFGKLKLTNNKGSTNNVAQMIVLQSLHKYQPRLHIVEVKEDGTEDPFLSAKAQTFVFPETQFIAVTAYQNADITQLKIDHNPFAKGFRDNYDTLYAPPDSDRLTPSPTESQQLLPGTCYPQGYLSEQYMSPLPQSRFYGREPISMGQQPKDPSSSPSPHSRWYLSPQQNVASNRLDFASSYDGDFSSNSFYKPFPLQTSAHHALGYYADHPFASASMSVSGASSAGWSTSRPSPQYLSHASKPGPSLGWFRPVSSSSSSSSSSTSPGNPRLHPPSLLEPLRPALLQDKPKDTSGVIGEDPWLEPPSVKSVDSADSGLFEGGAGESKKRRVSPYTSSTENSPPTRSVEICEKDSNSDAGYYGFYTH; via the exons ATGGGCGGCATAGGTGGCAACCTCTACCTCAGTATGTTGAATGGGACTGAGACGCAAACTTTCGGAAAGGACGGCGACATCAGCAATCACCTTCACCGCGGCGGCAAGGACTTGGCCGAGTTCAAAATGGGGATTCAGGACGCGAGGTTTTACTACCCGGACACTGTTCAAAGCGGGCAGGACGCTCTGGCGCTGCCGTACCACTCGGACCAGACGGTCGGCGGGTACGGCGCGCAGCCCGGCAGGTTTTATGCGCAGTCCCTCAGCAGCTGTCCGTACGGCGGCGTGCGGTCGCCGACCAGAAGTGCGGCCGGTCAGGGCTACATCCCGGCTGCAGGAGACGGCTTTTCGACAGGCGGTAAAGAAGTGTACCCCGCCTCTCCGGAGAACTACCCGGCAACCTTTCAGCATGGCTACCAGCGCCCTCCGCTCTACCCTATACCTGGGCTACAGGTGTGCGGGAAGACCCAGGCTCTCCTCAATAACTATCCACTATGGGCCAAGTTCCACAAGTTCCAGACCGAGATGATAATAACCAAACAGGGGAG gAGGATGTTCCCCTTTCTGAGCTTCAACATCAGCGTTCTGGATCCATCTGCCCACTACAACGTCTATGTAGACGTGGTTCTGGCAGACCAGCACCACTGGAGGTACCAGGGCGGCAAGTGGGTCCAGTGTGGCAAAGCAGAGGGCAACATGCCAG GGAACAGGATGTACATGCACCCCGACTCTCCCAACACAGGAGCTCACTGGATGAGACAAGAGGTGTCATTCGGCAAGCTCAAGCTCACCAACAACAAGGGCAGTACCAACAACGTGGCGCAG ATGATCGTGCTCCAGTCCCTCCACAAGTACCAGCCTCGTCTTCACATCGTGGAAGTGAAGGAGGACGGCACAGAGGACCCCTTCCTGTCCGCCAAGGCCCAGACCTTCGTCTTCCCTGAGACTCAGTTCATTGCTGTCACCGCCTATCAGAACGCAGAT ATCACTCAGCTGAAAATAGACCATAACCCCTTTGCTAAAGGTTTCCGTGACAATTATGACAC GCTGTACGCTCCTCCTGACTCTGATCGCCTCACCCCCTCCCCTacagagagccagcagctgCTGCCGGGAACCTGCTACCCCCAGGGCTACCTTTCTGAGCAGTACATGAGCCCTCTTCCGCAGAGCCGCTTCTATGGCCGAGAGCCCATCAGCATGGGCCAACAGCCCAAGGATCCCTCCTCCAGCCCCAGCCCGCACAGCCGCTGGTACCTGTCGCCCCAGCAGAACGTGGCCTCCAACCGGCTCGACTTCGCCTCCTCCTATGACGGGGATTTCTCCAGCAATAGCTTCTACAAGCCGTTCCCCCTGCAGACTTCAGCCCACCACGCCCTGGGCTACTATGCCGACCATCCCTTCGCCTCCGCCAGCATGTCTGTATCTGGGGCCTCGTCGGCAGGCTGGAGCACCAGCAGGCCCTCCCCTCAGTACCTCAGTCACGCGAGCAAGCCTGGCCCCAGTCTGGGTTGGTTCAGGCCtgtgtcttcctcttcctcttcctcctcttcctccacatcaCCTGGCAACCCCAGACTCCACCCCCCCTCGCTCCTAGAGCCGCTCCGGCCGGCCCTGCTACAGGACAAGCCCAAAGACACTAGCGGGGTTATTGGAGAGGACCCCTGGCTCGAACCCCCCTCTGTCAAATCCGTGGACTCAGCCGACTCTGGTTTGTTTGAGGGCGGAGCGGGGGAAAGCAAGAAGAGGAGGGTGTCGCCCTACACTTCCAGCACTGAGAACTCCCCGCCCACGCGCAGTGTGGAGATCTGTGAGAAGGACAGCAACAGTGACGCAGGCTACTACGGCTTTTACACCCACTGA